The stretch of DNA ATAGAGGACTACAGGAGAAGAAATGCTGGAAGAAAAGGGTAAAGCAGTAGAAGTAAAAGGAGATACAGTGATAGTTATGGTAGATAGAAAGGACAAGGGGCATTGTGGTTGCTGCTGTTTATGTAGAAAAGAGAAAGGGTTCTTTTTTCTTGAAGCAGCAAATGATGGAAAGGTAAAGGTGGGAGATAGTGTAATAGTAAGGATAGATGATAGTGGATTGTTAAAAGGGGTCTTTTTTATTTATGCTTTACCAGTGATAGGTTTTATTACAGGAATTATATCAGCATATTATGTCCCCTTTCTTTCCTTAAAGATGGTAATATTTCTTTCTGTGTTTACAGCATTCTGGTATTATGGATTGAAAAAAGGGAATGAGACAGGTAAAAGAATGAAACCTGAGATTATAAGGAGAGACAATGGAACTGAAGGAAAAGGTTGAGAAGGCATTAGAGGATGTAAGGAAATTCTTGCAGGCAGAAGGTGGTGACTGTGAGGTTGTGGATGTGGATGAAAAAGGTAAGGTGAGTGTCCGTCTTCAGGGCAGTTGTAAGGGATGTCCCTTTTCTGCTTTTACACTGAAGATGAGGATAGAGGCAATTATAAAGGAAAGGGTGCC from bacterium encodes:
- a CDS encoding SoxR reducing system RseC family protein, which encodes MLEEKGKAVEVKGDTVIVMVDRKDKGHCGCCCLCRKEKGFFFLEAANDGKVKVGDSVIVRIDDSGLLKGVFFIYALPVIGFITGIISAYYVPFLSLKMVIFLSVFTAFWYYGLKKGNETGKRMKPEIIRRDNGTEGKG
- a CDS encoding NifU family protein, yielding MKEKVEKALEDVRKFLQAEGGDCEVVDVDEKGKVSVRLQGSCKGCPFSAFTLKMRIEAIIKERVPEVKEVVAVD